In Methanobacterium sp., one DNA window encodes the following:
- a CDS encoding PAS domain S-box protein — protein MDETIKILILEDVPLDVELMEAELKRDGIDFISCRVETEEEYREALNNFGPDVILADHSLPHFDGISAMNITQDISSQTPFIFVSGQMGEEFAVEMLKEGATDYVLKHNLSKLGHSVRRALSEAEEFREKKKAQEKLAKSEEKYKTLFDLSPDYVVVVDPDGVVLDINQRLNEDISISKEECIGKDINEIFKSFADDSIFKEDFLDKLLTRDQDKPMEIKVLQDREVIYLEMHHAPIMKQGKIFAIQIIFRNITQRKNAEKALIESRERLSDVNAYLETIINASPFAIVDLYPDGRVKSLWNPAAENIFGWKSEEVLGKHLPFLNGKNSEEFQYIIQRSLSNESKSDVELECARKNGEMIHTMMATAPLMNADGNIQGVLATFVDISDMIAAENQIMASLEEKEVLLREIHHRVKNNLQIISSLMNLQSEYTHEPEILKMFQESKNRIRSMALIHEKLYQSKDLAHIDFVEYLKSLVDMLLGFYREKSNNIDVSLKCGEINLEIDTAISMGLIVNELLSNCFKHAFPGQNRGEVSITLFRSGKNYLLEVADNGVGIPDDVDIKKTDSLGLLIVHTLTLQLKGTLEHFNDEGTKFRLSFPDKRRG, from the coding sequence ATGGACGAAACCATTAAAATTTTGATATTGGAAGATGTTCCGTTAGATGTGGAGTTAATGGAGGCTGAACTTAAAAGAGATGGTATTGATTTCATTTCTTGCCGTGTGGAAACAGAAGAAGAATATCGTGAAGCGTTAAATAATTTTGGTCCTGATGTTATTCTAGCAGACCATTCACTACCTCATTTTGATGGTATTTCTGCAATGAATATTACACAAGATATTTCTTCACAAACTCCATTTATTTTTGTCAGCGGACAGATGGGGGAAGAATTTGCAGTGGAAATGCTTAAAGAAGGGGCAACTGATTATGTTCTCAAACACAACCTTTCAAAATTAGGACATTCCGTTCGAAGGGCCCTTAGTGAGGCAGAAGAATTTAGAGAAAAGAAAAAGGCCCAAGAAAAATTAGCAAAAAGTGAAGAGAAATATAAAACTCTTTTTGATTTATCCCCGGATTATGTAGTGGTTGTAGATCCTGATGGAGTTGTTTTGGATATAAATCAACGTTTAAATGAAGATATTAGCATATCAAAAGAGGAATGTATTGGAAAAGACATCAATGAAATTTTCAAGTCATTTGCCGATGATTCTATTTTTAAAGAAGATTTTTTGGATAAGCTTTTAACAAGAGATCAAGACAAACCAATGGAAATAAAAGTGTTGCAAGACCGGGAAGTTATATACTTAGAGATGCACCATGCTCCCATAATGAAGCAAGGAAAGATATTTGCTATTCAAATAATATTCCGAAATATTACTCAACGTAAAAATGCTGAAAAAGCTTTGATAGAAAGTCGAGAACGTTTATCTGATGTAAATGCTTATTTAGAAACCATTATAAATGCCTCTCCCTTTGCAATCGTAGATTTATATCCAGATGGCAGAGTAAAATCCCTTTGGAATCCTGCTGCTGAAAATATATTCGGTTGGAAGAGTGAAGAAGTTTTAGGGAAACATTTGCCATTTTTGAATGGAAAAAACTCTGAAGAATTCCAATACATCATACAAAGGTCTCTTTCTAATGAATCAAAGTCAGATGTTGAACTGGAATGTGCAAGAAAGAATGGTGAGATGATACATACTATGATGGCTACTGCGCCTCTTATGAATGCTGACGGAAATATTCAGGGAGTTTTGGCTACCTTTGTAGACATAAGTGATATGATTGCTGCTGAAAATCAAATCATGGCATCATTAGAGGAAAAAGAAGTTCTTCTAAGGGAAATTCATCACAGAGTTAAAAATAATCTCCAGATCATATCCAGCCTCATGAATTTACAGTCCGAATACACCCATGAACCCGAAATTCTGAAAATGTTCCAGGAAAGCAAAAACCGAATCCGGTCTATGGCATTGATCCATGAAAAATTATACCAGTCAAAAGACTTGGCCCACATTGATTTTGTTGAATATCTGAAAAGTTTGGTGGACATGCTTTTAGGTTTCTATCGTGAAAAGAGTAATAATATCGATGTTAGCTTAAAATGTGGTGAAATAAATTTGGAAATTGACACTGCAATCTCCATGGGCCTCATTGTGAATGAACTACTTTCAAACTGCTTTAAACATGCATTTCCAGGACAAAATCGTGGTGAAGTGTCAATTACCCTTTTCAGGAGTGGGAAAAATTATTTACTCGAAGTTGCTGATAATGGTGTTGGAATACCTGATGATGTTGATATAAAAAAAACTGATTCACTAGGGCTTCTAATAGTACATACCCTAACACTACAACTTAAAGGAACCTTAGAACATTTTAATGATGAGGGAACTAAATTCAGATTATCTTTCCCAGATAAGAGAAGAGGATGA
- the cofG gene encoding 7,8-didemethyl-8-hydroxy-5-deazariboflavin synthase CofG → MLSKEEIVSLLNVQGNNVLDLMKQANSLRKTHVITFSKNVFLPLTNICRNDCGYCTFRRNIEDLDAKLVLTPLEVMNTIRKADTYQCKEALFTFGEQADTYPQVKDALEKIGFRGMLDYLYYLCERTLHETDLLPHSNPGILRKNELKMLKEVNASMGLMLENSSPRLMDNPAHKNSPGKDPKLRIKTIENAGKLSIPFTTGLLIGIGESLEERADSLLELRRIQDKYDHIQEIIIQNFKPKPGIEMEKQPEPSLFDMIRMVAVTKILFPECGVQVPPNLNHNTAPLFILSGADDWGGVSPLTQDYVNPESPWPELDYLEQVTQEIGFDLEERLPVYQKYVNKEFLSETIFQKITKND, encoded by the coding sequence ATGTTATCCAAAGAAGAAATAGTTTCTCTGTTAAATGTTCAGGGAAACAATGTTTTAGATTTAATGAAGCAAGCCAATTCACTCCGGAAAACCCATGTCATTACTTTTTCAAAAAATGTTTTCCTGCCTTTAACCAATATTTGTCGGAATGATTGTGGTTACTGCACATTCCGCAGGAATATTGAAGATCTTGATGCAAAGTTAGTATTAACTCCCCTTGAAGTTATGAACACAATCCGCAAAGCAGATACTTACCAATGCAAAGAAGCTCTTTTCACCTTTGGAGAGCAAGCTGACACATATCCCCAAGTTAAGGATGCCCTTGAAAAAATTGGATTTAGAGGAATGTTAGATTACCTCTACTACCTATGTGAAAGGACACTTCATGAAACAGATCTACTACCACACAGTAACCCAGGCATACTCCGAAAAAATGAACTTAAAATGTTAAAAGAAGTGAATGCTTCAATGGGTTTGATGTTAGAAAATTCCAGTCCACGTTTAATGGATAATCCAGCTCATAAAAACAGTCCTGGTAAAGATCCTAAGTTGAGGATTAAAACTATTGAAAATGCAGGAAAATTAAGTATACCCTTCACCACAGGACTTCTTATTGGGATTGGAGAAAGTTTGGAAGAAAGAGCAGATTCCCTTCTGGAGTTAAGGAGGATTCAGGACAAATACGATCATATTCAGGAAATCATCATCCAGAATTTCAAACCAAAACCCGGTATTGAAATGGAAAAACAGCCAGAGCCATCACTTTTTGATATGATTCGCATGGTAGCAGTCACTAAAATACTTTTCCCAGAATGTGGAGTGCAAGTCCCCCCAAACCTTAACCATAACACAGCCCCCCTCTTTATACTATCCGGTGCAGATGATTGGGGAGGGGTTTCCCCTTTAACCCAAGATTATGTTAATCCAGAATCCCCCTGGCCCGAACTAGACTATCTTGAACAAGTTACTCAGGAAATAGGGTTTGATTTAGAAGAAAGATTACCAGTGTATCAAAAATATGTTAACAAAGAGTTTTTAAGTGAAACAATTTTTCAAAAAATTACAAAAAATGATTAA
- the nuoE gene encoding NADH-quinone oxidoreductase subunit NuoE produces the protein MEKGLLEVLSSYQGIRSELIPILQDIQSNFGYLPEEVIEDVSKFTRVPVSEIYGVASFYSQFRFTPKGNNHIMVCTGTACHVKGADKIVEGIERHLDIEEGGVTSDREYSLESVGCLGCCALAPCATVNDDIKSNITIKDIKKIFRQKKK, from the coding sequence ATGGAAAAAGGACTTTTAGAAGTATTATCCTCTTATCAAGGAATTAGATCAGAACTAATCCCTATTCTACAAGACATCCAATCAAATTTTGGTTATCTTCCTGAAGAAGTAATAGAAGATGTGTCAAAGTTCACCAGAGTTCCTGTTAGCGAGATATATGGAGTGGCATCTTTCTATTCACAGTTCAGATTCACCCCCAAAGGCAATAATCACATCATGGTCTGCACTGGAACTGCATGCCATGTTAAAGGTGCAGATAAAATCGTGGAAGGAATAGAAAGACATTTAGACATAGAAGAAGGTGGTGTGACGTCTGATAGGGAATACTCCCTTGAATCTGTGGGTTGCCTCGGATGTTGCGCACTGGCTCCCTGTGCTACTGTAAATGATGATATAAAATCAAATATAACCATAAAAGATATTAAAAAAATCTTTCGGCAGAAGAAAAAATAA
- a CDS encoding formate--phosphoribosylaminoimidazolecarboxamide ligase, giving the protein MGKVNRDEILDILNEYNKDEITIATLGSHTSLHILKGAKDEGFRTAVVCEKGREVPYKRFKVADDYIMVDKFKDIVDGEVQDKLRDMNSIVIPHGSFVAYAGLDRVENDFNVPMFGNRDILRWEAERDLERKLMLEAGIRIPQKYQDPSDIDRTVMVKFPGARGGRGYFVASSTEEYHEKIDSMLQRNWIGEEDVNLAHIEEYVSGCNYCIHFFYSALKDEVEVTGMDSRFESNIDGLCRIPAKDQLDIGMDPSYVITGNHPVVMRESLLPQVFDIGDNLVEGAKKLVPPGMNGPFCLQTLVNDDLEVIVFEMSARIDGGTNTFMHTSAYSYLLFGEFMSMGRRISHEIKTGISEDKLEDIIT; this is encoded by the coding sequence TTGGGTAAAGTAAACCGAGATGAAATTCTAGACATCCTCAATGAATATAACAAGGATGAAATAACTATAGCCACCCTGGGAAGTCACACCTCCCTGCACATACTAAAAGGAGCTAAGGATGAAGGATTCCGTACAGCAGTGGTTTGTGAAAAAGGTCGTGAAGTGCCCTATAAACGATTCAAAGTAGCTGATGATTATATTATGGTGGATAAGTTCAAAGACATTGTTGATGGAGAAGTTCAGGACAAACTCAGGGATATGAACAGTATTGTGATCCCCCATGGATCATTTGTGGCTTACGCAGGGCTGGACCGGGTTGAAAATGATTTCAACGTACCCATGTTCGGCAACCGAGACATACTGCGCTGGGAAGCTGAAAGAGACTTGGAGAGAAAATTGATGCTGGAAGCAGGCATCAGAATTCCGCAAAAATATCAAGACCCATCAGATATTGACCGTACAGTTATGGTAAAATTCCCAGGAGCAAGGGGAGGTCGAGGATACTTTGTGGCCTCGTCAACAGAAGAATATCATGAAAAAATAGACTCCATGCTACAAAGAAACTGGATTGGAGAAGAAGATGTGAATCTGGCCCATATTGAAGAATATGTTTCTGGTTGTAACTACTGCATCCACTTTTTCTACTCTGCACTTAAAGATGAAGTAGAAGTTACGGGTATGGACAGCCGCTTCGAATCCAACATTGATGGACTGTGCAGAATTCCAGCCAAAGACCAATTAGACATTGGTATGGATCCTTCCTATGTAATAACCGGTAATCACCCTGTAGTTATGCGAGAATCCCTACTACCCCAAGTATTTGATATTGGGGACAACTTGGTGGAGGGTGCAAAGAAACTAGTGCCTCCAGGTATGAACGGCCCATTCTGCTTGCAGACCCTAGTTAACGATGATCTGGAAGTGATTGTCTTTGAAATGAGCGCCCGTATAGATGGGGGAACCAACACCTTCATGCACACGTCTGCCTATAGTTACCTCCTCTTCGGAGAATTCATGAGTATGGGGCGCAGAATATCCCATGAAATAAAAACTGGGATTTCTGAAGACAAATTAGAGGATATTATAACCTGA
- a CDS encoding class I SAM-dependent methyltransferase family protein — translation MKGKVIGDILVLKKNINNPQELLKIPGVNRVVRLGRIKGVQREPDVEVIIGNGTETVHRENHCFFKLDVSKIMWSKGNTTERRRMSQIVEDGETVVDLFSGIGYFTIPMAVHGNPKKIYAVEINPVAYDYLTENIEINKIQNIVEPIKGNCRDLAPRNIADRVLMGYIGNTDEYLDVAMDVLKDEGVIHYHESVPDKLKFKRPARRVQKAANGYEVDILNQRIIKKYSPGVYHVVVDAKVRKN, via the coding sequence ATGAAGGGTAAGGTCATTGGAGATATTCTGGTTTTGAAAAAGAACATTAACAATCCTCAAGAACTTCTGAAAATTCCAGGAGTAAACCGTGTGGTGCGTTTGGGCAGAATAAAGGGTGTTCAGAGGGAGCCGGATGTTGAAGTGATTATTGGTAATGGTACTGAAACAGTTCACCGGGAAAATCACTGTTTTTTCAAGCTTGATGTTTCAAAAATTATGTGGTCCAAGGGAAACACCACGGAAAGAAGGAGAATGTCTCAAATAGTTGAAGATGGGGAGACAGTTGTTGATCTTTTCAGTGGAATAGGCTATTTTACCATACCAATGGCAGTTCATGGAAATCCTAAGAAAATATATGCAGTGGAAATAAATCCAGTTGCCTACGATTATCTCACTGAAAACATTGAGATTAACAAAATCCAGAACATAGTTGAACCAATTAAAGGAAACTGCAGGGATTTAGCTCCTAGAAACATTGCTGATAGGGTTTTAATGGGATACATTGGAAACACTGATGAGTATCTGGATGTGGCCATGGATGTACTCAAGGATGAGGGTGTAATTCATTATCATGAATCAGTTCCTGACAAACTGAAGTTCAAAAGGCCTGCTAGAAGAGTTCAGAAAGCTGCAAATGGTTATGAAGTGGATATTCTAAATCAGAGAATTATTAAAAAATATTCTCCAGGAGTTTATCATGTTGTGGTTGATGCCAAAGTGAGGAAAAATTAA
- a CDS encoding PAS domain S-box protein translates to MVATKILVVEDEGLTAMEIQRKLKTWGYDVPSFAFSRKEAVQKAKEIKPDLILMDIMLKGKGDGIDAAKEIKSFRDIPVIYLTAYDDAKTRERAETTNPDAYLIKPFEEKDLQKTIAVALHEHKLGKSLFKIGEELDNKFENSGIIIIDFKGDVVYINEFASNLTGLKEFDATYEVLNEVFPIKGVKDYNLMENLFIEKTEITDRSILKKEEGKAIHVEYNINPIRDDKGGFSGIQIVFKDITQQLKDEESLKEQEKKFRAIFYQSMLATEIFDAKGKFLDANPACIRLFGAKDTTQLKQFNLFKDYKLKPQEIENLKKGLEVNFEFKFDFEELLELGFERTEKGLTCLSLFITPLHLGGTIDSYLVQFQDITQNRQFEESLKNSKEKYQNILNNLNQAVIAFDKDLKCTYSNEMVHKFLDLKTDNFIGKSFQNVFQSFWDEELEGMSRETLQSGKPSSMVKTFLKDTFPSYVELKSYKLSEGLIITLADVTKIKQDEEELKRNESLYRSVVDDQSDIICRFNKDFELTFANEAYYRSFGFGNKSGHVFSLSKEDLDKIKDQFRSFDEENPIKIFESPTKMFNGVIIWWQWVTRAIFDENGNISEYQSVGRNVTQHREAMEKSQNNIKKLELSLKEKNNELEGLKESFNREILENKVKISSMEKLNEEINRKFQEESQKLKENIKNQVNELESFKDREKTLKETLKLLEKDLKTKTIEIQDSNNALEAEISNRKKIEEDLLKKSLDLENQLDKTNSALSKIVNLEEQVQEKEKKLSELQSDFKIQMSEIKNKELKSQETLQKREKTIKNIYNGVKRDIQMISTLNRLHSEYVTDQIIEKLEEGQSYLRSFGMIHEKLYQSDDFETVNLGEYLENILDDILRSHGAKNVDLNIKTNDIALNMEISVISGLIISELVINSLKHAFPDDAAGEIMVQVESLDQELIITVSDNGIGIPSHISVETADSFGLQLVRTFVEQSEGSIEFKGDAGAKFIIKIPIED, encoded by the coding sequence ATGGTGGCAACAAAAATATTGGTAGTGGAGGATGAAGGGCTCACTGCCATGGAAATCCAGAGGAAACTTAAAACATGGGGTTATGATGTCCCATCATTTGCTTTTTCACGTAAAGAAGCTGTTCAAAAGGCTAAAGAAATTAAACCAGATCTAATTTTAATGGACATAATGCTTAAGGGCAAGGGTGATGGGATAGATGCTGCTAAGGAAATAAAAAGCTTTAGGGATATTCCAGTCATATATTTAACTGCTTATGATGATGCTAAAACCCGTGAACGGGCTGAAACCACCAATCCTGATGCATATTTAATCAAACCATTTGAGGAAAAAGATCTTCAAAAAACGATTGCAGTCGCACTCCATGAACATAAACTGGGTAAAAGTCTGTTCAAAATTGGGGAAGAACTAGATAATAAATTTGAAAATTCTGGAATAATAATAATTGACTTTAAAGGTGATGTTGTCTACATCAATGAATTTGCATCTAATTTAACTGGGTTAAAAGAGTTTGACGCAACATATGAGGTGTTGAATGAAGTCTTTCCAATTAAAGGAGTTAAAGATTACAATTTAATGGAAAACCTTTTCATTGAAAAAACAGAAATAACTGATAGATCTATTCTAAAGAAGGAAGAGGGTAAGGCTATTCATGTTGAATATAATATTAATCCCATCAGAGACGATAAAGGCGGATTTTCAGGAATACAAATTGTATTTAAGGACATTACTCAACAATTAAAGGATGAAGAATCTCTCAAAGAACAGGAAAAGAAATTTAGGGCTATTTTTTATCAATCCATGTTAGCAACAGAGATTTTCGATGCTAAGGGAAAGTTTTTAGACGCCAATCCTGCCTGTATCCGTCTATTTGGTGCTAAAGATACAACTCAATTAAAACAATTCAATCTTTTTAAAGATTATAAACTGAAACCTCAAGAAATAGAGAATTTAAAGAAAGGTTTGGAAGTTAATTTTGAATTTAAATTTGATTTTGAAGAGTTATTAGAGTTAGGATTTGAAAGAACAGAAAAAGGTTTAACTTGCCTAAGTCTTTTCATAACTCCACTACATTTGGGTGGCACTATTGATAGTTATTTAGTACAATTCCAAGACATCACTCAAAACCGCCAATTTGAGGAATCTCTTAAAAATAGTAAGGAGAAATACCAAAATATTTTAAACAATTTAAATCAAGCCGTAATAGCTTTTGACAAGGACTTAAAGTGCACATATTCTAATGAAATGGTTCACAAATTTCTTGATTTAAAAACAGATAATTTTATTGGCAAATCATTTCAGAACGTCTTTCAATCATTTTGGGATGAAGAACTTGAAGGGATGTCTAGGGAAACATTACAATCCGGTAAACCGTCCAGCATGGTGAAAACATTCCTTAAGGATACATTTCCAAGCTATGTTGAATTAAAATCTTATAAATTGTCAGAAGGTTTGATTATCACACTAGCTGATGTTACCAAAATTAAACAAGACGAAGAAGAACTGAAAAGAAATGAAAGTTTGTACCGTTCAGTTGTAGATGATCAGAGTGATATAATTTGCCGTTTCAATAAAGATTTCGAATTAACCTTTGCTAATGAGGCATATTATCGATCATTTGGATTTGGAAATAAATCCGGCCATGTTTTTTCTCTTTCCAAAGAAGATTTAGATAAAATTAAGGATCAATTCCGTTCTTTTGATGAAGAAAACCCTATAAAAATCTTTGAAAGCCCAACAAAGATGTTTAATGGGGTCATCATATGGTGGCAATGGGTTACTCGGGCTATTTTTGATGAAAATGGAAATATATCAGAATACCAGTCCGTAGGTCGTAATGTGACCCAACACCGAGAAGCCATGGAAAAAAGTCAAAATAATATCAAAAAACTAGAACTTTCTTTAAAAGAAAAAAATAATGAATTAGAAGGACTAAAAGAATCTTTCAATAGGGAAATATTAGAAAACAAGGTAAAAATAAGTTCTATGGAAAAATTAAATGAAGAAATAAATAGAAAATTCCAGGAAGAATCACAAAAACTTAAAGAAAACATTAAAAATCAAGTTAATGAGCTTGAATCTTTTAAAGATAGGGAAAAAACTCTTAAAGAGACTTTAAAACTCCTTGAAAAAGATCTTAAGACTAAAACTATTGAAATTCAAGATTCAAATAATGCATTAGAAGCAGAAATAAGCAATCGCAAAAAAATTGAGGAAGATTTGCTTAAAAAATCTCTTGATTTGGAAAATCAACTGGATAAAACTAATTCTGCATTATCTAAAATTGTTAATCTTGAAGAACAAGTTCAAGAAAAGGAAAAAAAACTATCAGAGCTTCAGAGTGATTTTAAAATTCAAATGTCAGAAATAAAAAATAAAGAGTTAAAATCCCAAGAAACACTTCAAAAACGAGAAAAAACTATTAAAAATATTTATAATGGTGTTAAAAGGGACATTCAAATGATTTCTACATTGAATCGCCTCCATTCCGAATACGTAACTGATCAAATTATTGAAAAGTTGGAAGAAGGACAAAGTTACCTTCGTTCTTTTGGAATGATTCATGAAAAGTTATACCAATCAGACGATTTTGAAACTGTAAATTTAGGAGAATACCTTGAAAATATATTAGATGATATTTTACGTTCCCATGGAGCAAAAAATGTGGATTTAAATATCAAAACCAATGATATTGCTCTAAATATGGAAATTTCAGTAATATCTGGTCTAATCATAAGTGAATTAGTAATAAATTCATTGAAACACGCATTTCCTGATGATGCGGCCGGAGAGATCATGGTTCAAGTTGAAAGTCTTGATCAAGAACTGATTATTACAGTTTCCGATAATGGCATTGGAATTCCATCACATATATCAGTAGAAACAGCTGATTCGTTCGGTTTACAACTAGTAAGAACATTCGTAGAACAATCTGAAGGATCAATAGAATTTAAAGGAGATGCGGGTGCTAAATTCATTATTAAAATTCCAATTGAAGATTAA
- the psmB gene encoding archaeal proteasome endopeptidase complex subunit beta, producing MNDKNRLEGTTTVGLTCKDGVVFATEKRATMGNLIAHKVADKIFKIDDHIGTTIAGAVSDAQSLMKYISAEVALFRLRNGKQINVEAAATLTSNILHSSRVYPFFVQTLLGGVDDKGPALYSLDPTGGVVKDLMIATGSGSPMAYGVLEDRYSEDLYVEEGVDVAIRAIKSAMERDAFSGNGILVATITKEEGFKKFSDEEVDKKIKEIN from the coding sequence ATGAATGATAAAAATCGACTTGAAGGCACTACAACTGTTGGTTTAACTTGTAAAGATGGAGTTGTATTTGCTACTGAAAAAAGAGCCACAATGGGTAATTTAATCGCCCACAAAGTGGCCGATAAGATCTTCAAAATTGATGATCACATTGGAACCACCATTGCCGGTGCTGTCTCCGATGCCCAGAGCCTGATGAAATATATCAGTGCAGAAGTGGCGCTATTCAGACTCCGAAACGGTAAACAAATCAACGTTGAAGCCGCTGCCACCCTCACCTCCAATATATTACACTCATCCAGAGTTTACCCATTCTTTGTCCAGACCCTTTTAGGAGGAGTGGATGATAAAGGCCCAGCCCTTTACTCCCTGGATCCAACTGGAGGAGTTGTCAAGGATCTGATGATTGCTACTGGTTCAGGGTCACCTATGGCCTATGGTGTTCTTGAAGACCGTTACAGTGAAGATCTCTATGTTGAAGAAGGTGTAGATGTGGCCATACGAGCCATTAAATCTGCCATGGAAAGAGATGCATTTTCTGGAAACGGAATCTTGGTTGCCACTATAACCAAGGAAGAAGGATTTAAAAAATTTTCCGACGAAGAAGTTGACAAAAAAATTAAAGAAATAAACTAG
- a CDS encoding response regulator, with protein sequence MDDLEILLVEDNPTDAELTMRALKRNNLANKLVWVKDGEEALDFIHARGPYANRNPDDLPRLILLDLRMPKVDGFEVLKDLKANENTSKIPVVVLTSSKEDKDVVESYKLGVNSYVGKPVEFDNFIDAVSTLGLYWMLINKPP encoded by the coding sequence ATGGATGATTTGGAAATTCTTCTGGTGGAAGACAATCCCACTGATGCAGAATTAACCATGAGGGCTTTAAAACGAAATAATTTAGCCAATAAATTGGTTTGGGTTAAAGATGGGGAAGAAGCCCTTGATTTTATTCATGCTAGAGGCCCATATGCAAATAGGAATCCAGATGACTTGCCTAGGTTAATTCTACTTGATCTCCGCATGCCTAAAGTTGACGGTTTCGAAGTTTTAAAGGATCTAAAGGCAAATGAAAACACTAGTAAAATCCCGGTTGTGGTTTTAACTTCTTCCAAAGAAGATAAAGATGTTGTGGAAAGTTACAAGTTAGGTGTGAACAGTTACGTGGGTAAACCTGTGGAATTCGACAATTTTATTGATGCAGTTTCCACTTTAGGATTATATTGGATGCTAATAAACAAACCACCTTAG